One genomic region from Arthrobacter sp. FB24 encodes:
- a CDS encoding DUF1990 family protein, translating to MTSPHLDQWTLSDHNYRRSEVTAFVGSGDVVWQRVAQEVLLWKIKTASGFLVDPPGPVSPGDRVVVTARLGGLTVAEPVQVIDVVQEPGRSGFSYRTMPGHPVDGEEAFFVHRRGEEVHLTVRSLTRAASRQPWRRLFPLLLIAQWIFQRRYLRALR from the coding sequence ATGACGAGCCCGCATCTTGACCAGTGGACTCTCAGCGACCACAATTACCGCCGTTCAGAAGTGACGGCTTTCGTCGGGAGCGGCGACGTGGTTTGGCAGCGTGTCGCCCAGGAAGTGCTCCTCTGGAAGATAAAAACCGCGAGTGGGTTTCTCGTAGACCCCCCGGGCCCTGTATCGCCGGGCGACCGGGTCGTCGTAACTGCGCGCCTGGGTGGCCTCACCGTCGCCGAACCAGTCCAAGTCATCGACGTGGTCCAAGAACCCGGGAGATCCGGGTTTTCGTACCGCACCATGCCTGGGCACCCCGTCGATGGAGAGGAAGCGTTTTTCGTGCACCGTCGTGGCGAGGAAGTGCACCTCACCGTTCGGTCGCTCACGCGAGCGGCATCACGACAGCCATGGCGGCGACTCTTCCCGCTCCTCCTGATTGCACAGTGGATTTTTCAGAGGCGTTACCTACGCGCGCTGCGGTGA